A window of the Phaseolus vulgaris cultivar G19833 chromosome 5, P. vulgaris v2.0, whole genome shotgun sequence genome harbors these coding sequences:
- the LOC137835295 gene encoding protochlorophyllide reductase, chloroplastic, whose protein sequence is MALQAASLVPASFSVPKEGKSCVSLKDSTLFGLSLSEPSKADFSSSALRCKREFQQKIGAVRAETVATAFPAVTKSTPEGKKTLRKGSVVITGASSGLGLATAKALAETGKWHIIMACRDYLKAARAAKSAGMAKENYTIMHLDLASLDSVRQFVDNFRRSEMPLDVLVCNAAVYLPTAKEPTFTAEGFELSVGTNHLGHFLLARLLLEDLRKSDYPSKRMIIVGSITGNTNTLAGNVPPKANLGDLRGLQGGLNGLNSSAMIDGGDFDGAKAYKDSKVCNMLTMQEFHRRYHEETGITFSSLYPGCIATTGLFREHIPLFRTLFPPFQKYITKGYVSEDEAGKRLAQVVSDPSLTKSGVYWSWNKTSASFENQLSQEASDVEKARKVWEISEKLLGLA, encoded by the exons atgGCCCTCCAAGCTGCTTCTCTTGTTCCTGCTTCTTTCTCTGTCCCTAAAGAG GGAAAGAGTTGTGTTTCTCTCAAGGACTCCACACTGTTCGGTCTTTCATTGTCAGAACCTAGCAAAGCTGACTTCAGCTCCTCTGCATTGAGGTGCAAG AGGGAATTCCAGCAAAAAATTGGTGCTGTGAGGGCGGAGACAGTGGCTACAGCCTTTCCAGCAGTCACCAAGTCTACACCAGAAGGCAAGAAAACACTGAGGAAAGGTAGTGTTGTGATAACTGGGGCTTCCTCTGGATTAGGCCTGGCCACTGCTAAGGCTTTGGCTGAGACAGGAAAATGGCATATAATAATGGCCTGCAGGGATTACCTCAAAGCTGCAAGAGCTGCAAAATCTGCTGGCATGGCTAAGGAAAACTACACCATCATGCACTTGGACCTTGCCTCTCTTGACAGTGTCCGCCAATTTGTTGATAACTTCAGAAGATCAGAAATGCCACTAGATGTGTTGGTTTGCAATGCTGCCGTTTACTTGCCAACTGCTAAGGAACCTACATTCACTGCTGAAGGCTTTGAACTTAGTGTTGGAACAAACCATCTAGGACATTTCCTCCTTGCTCGCTTGTTGCTTGAGGACTTGAGAAAATCTGATTACCCTTCAAAGCGCATGATCATTGTTGGTTCAATTACTG GGAACACCAACACATTGGCTGGTAATGTACCTCCCAAGGCTAACCTTGGTGACTTGAGGGGACTTCAGGGTGGTTTGAATGGGCTAAACAGTTCAGCCATGATTGATGGTGGAGACTTTGATGGTGCCAAGGCATACAAGGACAGCAAAGTATGTAATATGCTCACAATGCAAGAATTCCACAGACGATACCACGAGGAAACTGGAATCACGTTCTCATCGCTCTACCCCGGTTGCATTGCCACAACCGGCTTGTTCAGAGAGCACATTCCCTTGTTCAGAACTCTATTCCCTCCATTCCAGAAGTACATAACCAAAGGCTATGTCTCGGAAGATGAAGCAGGAAAGAGACTTGCTCAG GTTGTGAGTGATCCAAGCCTTACAAAATCTGGTGTTTACTGGAGCTGGAATAAAACATCTGCTTCATTTGAGAACCAGTTGTCACAGGAGGCCAGTGATGTTGAAAAGGCTCGTAAGGTGTGGGAGATTAGTGAGAAGCTCCTTGGTTTGGCCTAA